In Anaerobacillus isosaccharinicus, one genomic interval encodes:
- a CDS encoding protein adenylyltransferase SelO, with product MMSNKIEAGWNLDNSYARLPQTFYSKLNPTPVRLPKLIVINRSLAKDLGLNDKALEGEEGVAIFAGNQLPKGAEPLAQAYAGHQFGHFNMLGDGRAILLGEQITPDGEQVDIQLKGSGRTPFSRGGDGRAGLGPMLREYIISEAMHALGIATTRSLAVVTTGESVYRETEQPGAIMTRVAASHIRVGTFQYAAHWGKDDDLQALADYTLQRHFPDVKAGENDNPYLLLLQGVIKRQADLIAKWQLVGFIHGVMNTDNMAISGETIDYGPCAFMDVYDPATVFSSIDRQGRYAYGNQPYIGSWNLSRFAETLLPLLHEKQEQAVELAQDALSEFSKLYRSNWLKGMRAKLGLFNEEEEDEALIEDLLSMMQKHRADYTNTFRALTVNEQEDLDLFHSPEFAEWQERWQKRRGRQEETKASSEQLMKNNNPGVIPRNHRVEDALEAAVESEDFSVMERLLEALSNPFSYTSEKSDYCKLPAPSNRPYRTFCGT from the coding sequence ATGATGTCAAATAAGATAGAAGCTGGATGGAATTTAGACAACAGTTATGCTCGTCTTCCGCAAACATTTTATTCTAAACTTAACCCAACTCCGGTACGCTTACCAAAGTTGATCGTTATTAATCGATCGTTAGCAAAAGACTTAGGCTTAAACGATAAGGCGTTAGAAGGAGAAGAAGGCGTTGCAATTTTTGCTGGTAACCAACTTCCAAAAGGTGCTGAACCTCTTGCTCAAGCGTATGCGGGTCATCAATTTGGTCATTTTAACATGTTAGGGGACGGCCGGGCGATACTTCTTGGGGAACAAATCACGCCTGATGGTGAACAAGTTGATATTCAGCTCAAAGGTTCAGGTAGAACTCCATTTTCACGTGGTGGGGATGGACGAGCGGGTCTTGGACCAATGCTGCGCGAATACATCATTAGTGAAGCAATGCATGCCCTAGGGATTGCTACTACTCGAAGCTTAGCGGTGGTGACAACAGGTGAATCTGTCTACAGAGAAACCGAACAACCTGGTGCAATTATGACCAGAGTGGCGGCAAGTCATATACGTGTCGGTACCTTTCAATACGCAGCACACTGGGGTAAGGATGATGATCTCCAGGCGCTTGCCGATTATACATTGCAAAGACATTTTCCAGACGTAAAGGCTGGTGAAAATGACAATCCATATTTACTCTTACTTCAAGGTGTGATCAAGCGGCAGGCTGATTTAATTGCGAAATGGCAACTAGTTGGCTTCATTCACGGCGTCATGAACACGGACAACATGGCGATTAGTGGAGAAACGATTGATTACGGTCCGTGTGCCTTCATGGATGTCTACGACCCGGCAACGGTATTCAGTTCCATTGATCGTCAAGGACGCTATGCGTATGGGAATCAGCCGTATATTGGTAGTTGGAATTTATCAAGATTTGCTGAAACTTTATTACCTTTGTTGCATGAAAAACAGGAACAGGCTGTTGAATTAGCCCAAGACGCGCTATCTGAGTTTTCTAAGTTGTATCGTTCAAATTGGCTCAAAGGAATGAGAGCGAAGCTAGGTTTATTTAACGAAGAGGAAGAGGATGAAGCTCTTATTGAAGATCTCCTTAGTATGATGCAAAAGCACCGTGCTGACTATACGAATACATTTCGGGCATTAACCGTGAATGAGCAGGAGGATTTAGATCTATTTCATAGTCCAGAATTTGCTGAGTGGCAAGAGCGTTGGCAGAAGCGACGAGGTAGACAGGAAGAAACGAAAGCCTCTTCAGAACAACTAATGAAAAACAATAATCCTGGTGTAATTCCTCGCAATCATAGGGTTGAAGATGCATTAGAAGCTGCAGTGGAAAGTGAAGATTTTAGTGTTATGGAGCGACTTCTTGAAGCACTATCAAATCCTTTCTCCTACACTTCTGAGAAATCTGATTACTGTAAATTACCTGCTCCATCAAACCGTCCATACCGAACATTTTGTGGGACATAG
- a CDS encoding DUF4258 domain-containing protein, whose product MKHMEKYWIDELNQMRQCLLVGEGIELTSHAATRLSERNIDPIELGVVLMTGEIYESYDIGEYVYKGKPNRHPVRLVIGKSQSKVLSFVVAIDSPSTFAVVTVYEGVVARKKADIDNFR is encoded by the coding sequence ATGAAGCACATGGAGAAATATTGGATCGATGAGCTAAACCAAATGAGACAATGTTTATTGGTTGGTGAAGGGATTGAGTTAACATCTCATGCAGCTACTCGTTTGTCAGAACGAAACATAGATCCTATTGAACTAGGGGTTGTTTTGATGACAGGTGAAATATATGAGAGTTATGACATTGGAGAATATGTTTATAAAGGTAAACCTAACCGCCACCCTGTTCGTCTCGTAATTGGCAAAAGTCAGTCTAAAGTTCTTTCTTTTGTTGTTGCTATCGATTCTCCTTCAACTTTTGCTGTAGTAACTGTTTATGAAGGGGTAGTAGCAAGAAAAAAGGCAGATATAGACAATTTTAGGTGA